The segment CCCTGACTCTGAAAATCGTAACTGCCAAGTAACAGAATTTATACCGAAATAAGATTCGTGGCACTGGAAACTGGTCAGTGCTACATGTTTTGAAAACCTCCAATAAGAAAAGTGACCAGAAACCTAATGTCAAAATAAGAAAGGCTGAATATTTCTTACAGATGTGAACTGGTCCTACAGTAAGGGCTGTGTTATCTCACTGTTGGACAGATGCAGAGGGGGGAGCTGCCTTTGTGTCACCTGCTTCACAAAGATAAAGAGAAACCCAACCACAAGGGTGGTGCCAAGGATGGATCCCACCGCCCAGGCGTATGAAGGCTCCTTTGGCACGGGTACTACTACTGGCTTTGGGGTTGAGGTCTCCACTAAAAGTTCTTGCACGTTTGACAGAGAGCCATTATTGGGCAAGGGCTTGACACCAAGAATGTCGCACATGAGAGGATATAGGTCCACAGACTTCATGGAGGCCTTGGTGTAGTCACGACGGAAAGCGGGTCCACGGGCAACAAAAACAGGGTGCATGCTGGGAAGGCTGTTGTTATAACCATGGTTTCCCACTGTAAACAGAAGACACACATCAAGCATTTGTCacaactgttttaaaatgtataatatttaaagggatagttcacccaaaaattctgtcatcgtacCTTCATTTtggttcaaaatctgtatatgattcttcttttgtgaaaaagcattatgattttttactgcagttttattcatattttgaataatatattttatttaattatttattttatttaattatattttatttttaaatagtgaTATGTacttttgttggttttattttttattgtttatattttatgttactatatgtgtttatttttatttcaattttagcatttaataatttgaatGGCTCAAATTAGATTCATAAGGATATTTATAAGGATATATTTTCCTTTATTGCTGATGTAACATTTCTAAATTGACGTTTTGCAAAGAATATTTTCCTGTTATATAAATTAAGACAtatgtttaaatactttagtaaactataataaccttgatgtggaacacaaaaaaatatcttttgagAAAACACGCAAacatttgtgtccatacagtggaagtcaatcaATAGGGGCCaaatattgtttggttaataatattcttcaaaatatatcattttgtgtttctttaggaaaaatatatacatattttgaatgacataagggtgagtaaataaagaaaataattctaATTTATGGATGAACCACCCCTTTAActaaacaaacataataaattGTTTAAGTATTGTTTACGCACACATAAAAGATCCATTTCTGTTCTGCATGACTGTCCATCCCTCTTTGACCTCTATGATCACAGGCATTATCCTGACATTGTGTCTGTAGTGGTAATGATCTGGGATCTCCTCTTTCTTATACACAACCATGTTAGGATTGGCGTTCTTCAATAACTTGTAGACCTCTTCCAGTTTGCCTAGGTTAAAGAACAGATAACACTCAATGAACCAACCAACATTTGGCACACAATTTTTTTCCTTGCTGTCCAACAATGATCACAATACTATCCTTATTACTAGTgcaaaacacacatcatcacattagcATAACATACACACTTACCTTCTTTGGGCAAAATGCCCACTACAGGGCTCTTGTCAATCCAAGTGTAAAGATCTCGACTGACATATGTGTCCAGCTCAATAATCTTATCATGTGACAGTTGTGTCATTCCATGATCACTTGTGACAATAAGATTGACTTTCTCATAAAGGCCAGCTGCTTTGAGCTTGTCCCTGAGGAATCCCAATTTCTCATCAATCTCTGCAATGACGCCATCCATTAGCGGACTCTCCGGCCCAAAATTATGGCCGCTCTCATCTGGCTCCTCCCAGTATAAAACACCAAAATTGATGGCATCTGGCCCTGAGAACCAGTCAATGAGATTCTCAACTCGCCTCTCAAAGGGCATTGATGCATTATACATCAAGTAATGCGTCGGGTACGTTCCACCAATCGCTACATCCGATCCCGGCCACATGGCAGCTCCGCTCTTCCTTCCTGCCTTTTGATTGGTCACCCACAACGGCACAGCCTGCTCCCACCACCATGCCTCATACACTTCAGGCCCTTCCATGGAAAAGGACCGGTTATGAATCGGGTCATACATTTCGTTGGCGACAATGCCATGGGATTCAGCATGCAATCCCGTCACTAAGGTGTAGTGGTCAGGGTAGGTCTTTGTGATGTAGGTGTTTTCCACTTGCTCCACCTGTACGCCCTCTTCCATCAACGCATGGAAATTTGGTGTGGGCACCCGATTCACATAATCCCACCGGAAGCCATCAAAGGACACCAGTAACAGCTTCCTCTCCTCCTCCTGCTGTGAGCTAGATGGCGCTAACAGAACTAATAAGAAACACAGGAAGCAACTCCTATTCACAAGGAGGTCTGGCATGATGTGAGATATTCAATGAAAGAAAGTGGGACCTATAAATAaggaaatgaataaattattagcATGACGATAAAAGCATTGACATATAAATTAATGTTCACTTACACTGCGTATACACAGGACCACGTGGggacaaaattttaaatgatgatggtatGTAATGCGTTTCTACTGTCTTGTGTCGCGTCGCGCCCGGTGTAAACACAGTGTTAGGACTCAATTTAAAAACTTCACtttaaaaagagagacagatatAGTAAAAGTctttatatgtacagtatgtatgcaGTATATAGAAAAAGCCTATACCTGGATTAATAGTAAACCTTTTCACTTGGAAATGAagatctgccaaatatatagactagACGGATAGTTTATGTgaatataaaactatataatgttatttaaaaatataaaatcatgtGTAAAAGAAACATCCCTTAAAAGTACAATAAAGGCAGAATCACAAAGGACAAAAGTGACACAGCAATAGATAGCCCTTAGTAAAGGGACACCACGTGGTGTCTTCGTAAAAGCCCGTGTCTTGTGTAGGAAGCCTCCTGATGTTTTTCGTAATTTATGGTTTTGAACCTATGACCGCTAATGTGGTCAGTGTCtggatttttaaaaatgtggacAAATCGTTTTAGTccaataataatgtatttttttttcggTAAATCAAGCCTTTCATTTTAAGTGGATTAGACTTGTGTTCTTCGGGTTATTTTACCAATGAAATCGGCGTGGCGTAGTCACTACTTATTCGCCACCATGCAAACATTAACGTTACATATGTTGATTTCAGTAAACTCAACGACCCACGCATTACATCTCCAAATTTATAAACGTAACCGCACGCACATGCGGCGTCATTAATGGACTCAAGTCATGGTTGTGCAGCTTACTTTCAGCGCGAGCGCTCCTGTAACAGGTGCATTTCTATCATACCAACAATATTCCAGATTTGATCATTTCAAACGGCGcgtcaaatgaaacaaaacaattaaaataaaactaatgttGACTGCGTCACTGAAAATGGAAcacgatgacatcattcacAATGCAGCTTGCATAACTGCCTTATGCCTGCAATACTCGCACatttcttttgctcttttttcaTCTACAATGATCCTAGTCAGAtctaaaatcatatttaatgttATGACATTCATACATCGATTTCCGCGTTTAACGGGAATGTAACCTGCAGGCTATGATAACGCTTTGTGGCTTTACGTCACATCATTAAATGTCGGTGATAAGACGCACACAAAAGAGTGGTTATAAAATTAAACAGATCTTTTCAGCTCATATATGTTAGAAATCATTCACCTCACCTCTGTATGGACGATGTGTGGCtctgcaaaaataaacagagggTCGAACGGGAACGAGCACAGGAAGTCCCGCCCACCGGCATTTTATCTGATGTGAAAACGAATACGTAAAATTATTGATATAAGCGCATGTCACTAACAACATTTAGGATTTGGGATTTTATGTACCCGAGGTAATGTTTAAAGGGGAAATATCTAAGATTGtagaaaatgtcaatttaaacaCCGTTTTCTATTGTTTTACTTCATACATGATACTATTTTAACATTCAGAATAgtcaaatatacatatttttgtctGCCGTTCAGAAAAACACTTTTAGCTCAGAAGTCTTTGAATGTGGTTGTCCAGCAGAGGTCAGACAAACATAACACACCGTTTGTAATGCATTTACGCGTTAATCCTTtccaatgtctttatttttattaggaATACTGAAATATCGTTATATCACTGCAAAGTTTGGTGCCAATTATTCTGACCGATTATACGGTGCGATTATAACTAACTACACAAGGCATATAAATACTTATTGGTAGAACCTCTGTTAAATTATCtaataaaatatgattacaTAGCTCCTGAATGCAAAATGCTTTTAggttacatttagtcattttgcagacgcttttatccaaagtgacttacaaatgaagtaaacaatggaagcaattggaacaactgATATGTTTGATATCAAATACGTCATCCAGGTAATCAGTTCCTCCAAACTATCTTAATGTGACGTTATATCGCTTAACTGCGTGTTAAATTTAAACTGGACTTTTTGATCCGAGGGGATGCTACTGTCCACTCGGCTTTGAGCAGATTCTTTACGGTCTCCACGACAACCACAACCTGACGCAACTCTCGCCCCTCCTCCATTCAATCCTCTCATCTCATTCAAGAAACGAGCAGTGCTGAATTTCCTCACCAGCAGAGGCGAAACTTCTATGAAGGTAATCGCGTGTTTaactttatttctatttttacttCAAGTATCTCTGTATGAAGTAAACGTTGAGACTGTTAGCTCCTCGCGAGCGTaatcttttaataaattaaaatagtgttcagaaaatatttcatttgagcACATTTAAGCTCGAGAGTTACTTACAGTTCTATTTAGCTCGTGGATAAAATACGTGGCTTGTTCATTGTGCAATATGAGCTGTTTTTGTAAAGTTGAGGTTCGGTACCCATCAGGATGTATccacttttatatatatatataactgtgTAAATGATGTGCATAAATCCTTGAAGTTTAAGTTCTTAAACATAATAAACCCGTTTCATGTTGCTGAATTGTCTAGACAGGTTACTCAACACCCAAACTGGTTTACTCGGGCTGTACTTACAGAGTTAATCATTGAGTAATTGATACAGGATTTGGTTGGACATAAGAAGTAAACGCCAACTGTGCACATCACAATTGAACAGCTCAAATGAACGTTCTGAGTCCTTCAGGAATAAAACTGAAACTATACTTTGgcaaaatctgttatttttattccaAATATGACAACAGTTTTGTGCCAAGAGAACAAGATTTTGCGCTCAAGTAAACACAGTTAACATCAATGCCCTGTGTTCCAAACAGTCTGGCCCAAGTTCATATAATATGTCTGGAAAAGCGATCAGCTTTCTTAATTTTACTTTAGACGTGTGGAAAGATACAGCACACAAAACCATTAATGTGCTTTATAACATTTCCAAAAAAGGATCTTGGGaggaaaaacaagcaaaaaatggGCTCTCACCACCTCATGTGGTGTCATAGTGATGACTTGTGATGAAATGTGAGCGTGACtcatattattttactgttatatgGTAAACATCTAATCCGTCACAATTAGCAGATATTGCTCTCTTGTTCCAcattaataacatatttattttctgaaagTTTTGAAATGTGCACTTTTTCAAACTATAGGAAGAGTGGTCTGGGTTGAATGGATCCCCTGTGAGTCACATTAACGCCACCACACACAGAGCTAGAAAAGTGCAAGAGGTGGAGCGCCACGCTAAATGAGCCAAAACTTCAGCAGAATGAATAGTCGCGAGCTCCATGCGGAGGTTAGAACGATGCCAATTAGGAACCAATGTCCTCAAACATCCAAACTTCTCTTATGGGCAGGAAGCATGCCTGAAGCAGCTGGGGTGATGTAATATGTCAGGGTGACGCGCCGAAAACACTATATCAAAAATACAGATCAGACAGAGGTTTGCGGGAAAGCATTAGGAGTCTGGGTGGTCCTGAAACCAATAACAACCACGATGCTCATGTTTTGCCACATCAAACTTCTGGAATGTGTTATGCAATTCTTAAACTTATTTTATCATCGAAAACAGTTTTTCTCATAAATAGCATCATTTTAGCTTCACAATGAAAGAGTGTAATTCAGTGGCATTATATTATTCGGTTATTGTTACAAGTCTGACTGTTAAGTACTGACATTTCGGTTCTTGGAGCAGGGAGGGCTTCAGTGCTGACTCATAGGGGCTGATTTGTTGCTATGGCAACCGCTAGCTTTCTGTGATGCAGAGCGTGATATGAGGTAGACAGAACGTTTAAGCCGAGGTGATTGTCTTTACTGCATacacatgtatattatatacaatttatatcaTACCTAATATCCCTGTTTATTTCCTTCACTGTTTTGTTTAATCACAAGtgattaattacatttttctttcattgtatAGATGATGGGGAAGATGTGGAACTCCTGTGCTTGGATATGCTAAACATATGGAAACAATGTAACGTCAATATCtgctttattgatttatttatagcCCTACAGACACAGCGTCCTAGTAGCTAAAGATTCACCACATCTTTATAGAACAAACAGTTCAACGACATCGTATGaccacataaatacattttgacgGTTTATTTTTGAGCAACACATCCTCAAAAGGCCATGGATGCAAGCTCAATACCTCAGATCATTATAGAAGATTACGATGGTCTCGAGGTGGCCCCGGATGATCACTTGAGAACATTGAAAGCACTGACTGAGAAGTTGAGACTTGAAACCAGAAGGCCATCCTATCTTGAGTGGAAGGAACGGGTAGAAGCTCAAAAAGCTAAAAACTCCAAAGGTTTAGGGGTTTCAGAAGGGTCATCCGAACTGGAGAGAAGTGCTGGGACCAAACCCAATGGAAAACCTCAGATGAATATCCAGAATTGTGAAGTGACTGCAGGAAATGGTCTGAGTACTAAAAGCCTTGGAGAATTTGGAAATATTGAGGAAGCTCTTGTTTGGCTTCGAAAGGAACTGGTAAGTGAAATTCCATCCTCATTTGGTGACCAATGTTAAGTTCCATAattatgatcattttttatagttactataaaactataaaataatgtaatgaaaaaatattgtatatgtatttttagccacacagaaagaaataaaatctatattagtGAATCTATTTAATGGGAATAAATGTGCAGGTCTTCATTATCACATCATTGTGTGAGATTACCATTCATGTTAATGTGAGCAGAAGGGATGCTGAGAAGATGAGCATGAGTCTGTTTCCTGTATTGTATAATCACTAAATCATGTGACTCCTGGCGTATTTGTATGCACAGTCTACGATAGCTGAGACACGCAATGTGACAGAACCCATTC is part of the Triplophysa dalaica isolate WHDGS20190420 chromosome 13, ASM1584641v1, whole genome shotgun sequence genome and harbors:
- the fam167ab gene encoding protein FAM167A; its protein translation is MDASSIPQIIIEDYDGLEVAPDDHLRTLKALTEKLRLETRRPSYLEWKERVEAQKAKNSKGLGVSEGSSELERSAGTKPNGKPQMNIQNCEVTAGNGLSTKSLGEFGNIEEALVWLRKELMEMRIQDQQLARQLMRLRGDINKLKVEQTCHLHRRMLNDATFGLEERDELSDLLCDGPVTPGFGLSSPLRLIGVTKMNINSRRFSLC
- the enpp5 gene encoding ectonucleotide pyrophosphatase/phosphodiesterase family member 5, giving the protein MPDLLVNRSCFLCFLLVLLAPSSSQQEEERKLLLVSFDGFRWDYVNRVPTPNFHALMEEGVQVEQVENTYITKTYPDHYTLVTGLHAESHGIVANEMYDPIHNRSFSMEGPEVYEAWWWEQAVPLWVTNQKAGRKSGAAMWPGSDVAIGGTYPTHYLMYNASMPFERRVENLIDWFSGPDAINFGVLYWEEPDESGHNFGPESPLMDGVIAEIDEKLGFLRDKLKAAGLYEKVNLIVTSDHGMTQLSHDKIIELDTYVSRDLYTWIDKSPVVGILPKEGKLEEVYKLLKNANPNMVVYKKEEIPDHYHYRHNVRIMPVIIEVKEGWTVMQNRNGSFMLGNHGYNNSLPSMHPVFVARGPAFRRDYTKASMKSVDLYPLMCDILGVKPLPNNGSLSNVQELLVETSTPKPVVVPVPKEPSYAWAVGSILGTTLVVGFLFIFVKQVTQRQLPPLHLSNSEITQPLL